The Xiphophorus maculatus strain JP 163 A chromosome 23, X_maculatus-5.0-male, whole genome shotgun sequence genome contains a region encoding:
- the LOC102236187 gene encoding SH2 domain-containing protein 4A-like, producing the protein MLAQILKEMWVDPEVLEALSEEQKRVLFLKMREEQVRRWRVREEKEEREGRTNRNTKAKKASSKQVSWLLSRDGDVSVTIIGEVDEFRSSKVLQNHMNRLLSDNRNCIQTVDLLPGSDAQQLSIKDDAKLPLTDVNEDPGTPINQSSEEEVADCSTDEDPKDPEDDSLENDIDLNLVYRPHFRRSLLLRSHQSEAERVTPQDGETRRRRETSENEGRVAHLKKAFADDACSKPPACKKPPIPVKPAHLQKSGMALVH; encoded by the exons ATGCTGGCTCAGATCCTCAAGGAGATGTGGGTGGACCCCGAGGTGCTGGAGGCCCTCAGCGAGGAGCAGAAGAGGGTTCTGTTTCTGAAGATGAGAGAGGAGCAGGTACGACGCTGGAGAGTGCGCGAGgagaaggaagagagagaagggaGGACCAACAGGAACACGAAGGCCAAGAAAG CTTCCAGTAAACAAGTGAGCTGGCTCCTCAGTCGGGACGGCGATGTGAGCGTGACTATAATCGGAGAGGTGGATGAATTTAGGTCCTCCAAGGTTCTGCAGAACCACATGAACAG ACTCCTCAGTGATAACAGGAACTGCATCCAGACGGTGGACCTGCTGCCAGGAAGTGATGCCCAGCAGCTCAGCATCAAAGACGATGCCAAGCTCCCTCTCACAGATGTTAAT GAGGATCCAGGTACACCAATCAACCAGTCGTCTGAGGAGGAGGTGGCGGACTGCAGCACTGACGAGGACCCGAAGGACCCCGAAGACGACAGCTTGGAGAACGACATTGACCTGAACCTCGTCTACAGGCCGCATTTTCGTAGAAGCCTGTTGCTACGAAGCCACCAGTCAGAAGCAGAGAGAGTCACTCCACAGGATGGAG aaacTCGGCGGCGCAGAGAGACGTCAGAAAACGAAGGTCGTGTGGCTCATCTCAAGAAGGCGTTTGCGGACGATGCCTGCAGCAAACCACCCGCCTGCAAAAAACCACCCATTCCTGTCAAACCGGCTCATCTACAGAAAAGCGGCATGGCGCTGGTCCATTAA